The Aliiroseovarius pelagivivens DNA segment TCCACTGGACCCCCGTGGACGAGGCACTGGACACGCTCCGCGACCGCCTGTCCCCCGTGGTTGGGACCGAAACCGTACCGACCGCGAACTCCCGTGGCCGCATCCTGGCCGCCGACCATATGGCAGCCCGCTCCAACCCGCCCGGCGCGAACTCTGCCGTCGATGGATACGCCTTCGCTTATGCCGGATTGCCCGCTGGTGATGTGACTGAGATGCCACTGATGGCTGAACGCGCCGCTGCCGGGGGCCCCTTCACTGGCACCGTCCCGATGGGTCACGCCATCCGCATCCTGACCGGCGCACTTCTGCCCGACGGCGTGGACACGGTGGTGTTGCAAGAGGACGTCCAAGTCGACGGGCAAACCCTGCGCTTCCCCGCGGGCGTCAAACCGGGCGCCAATGCCCGCGCCGCCGGAGAAGACGTCGAGGCCGGCAAGCTGGCCTTGCCTGCGGGCCACAAGATGCGCGCACCCGATGTCGCGCTCTTGTCCGCACTGGGCCTGCCTGATGTCCAAGCCTTCAAGCCGCTGCGTGTCGGCGTCCTGTCCACCGGCGATGAACTGGCCGAGCCCGGAACTACCACCGACACCGCCCGCACCTATGATGCCAACCGCCCGATGCTTCTGTCGCTGGCCGAGGGCTGGGGATACACGCCCATCGATCTGGGCCATGTGGCCGACGACCGCGACGCCCTGCGCGCTGCCTTTGACACAGCCGCAACACAGGCAGACGTTATCCTGACCTCAGGTGGTGCGTCTGCGGGGGATGAAGATCACGTTTCGGCTCTGCTGAAGGAAACCGGATCGTTGCACCACTGGCGCATCGCGATCAAACCGGGGCGACCTCTGGCGTTGGCGCAGTGGAACGGCACGCCCGTCTTTGGCTTGCCCGGCAACCCTGTCGCGGCCCTTGTCACCACGTTGATCTTCGCGCGCCCGGCCTTTTCAGTGCTCGCGGGCGGTCCGTGGCTGGCATCAGCCGGTACAATGCTTCCAGCCGCCTTCACGAAATCCAAGAAAGCAGGCCGCCGCGAATACCTGCGCGCGCGGCTGAACGAAGACGGTCGGGTGGAGGCTTTCAAGTCCGAAGGCTCGGGCCGCATCTCGGGCCTGTCATGGGCGACAGGGTTGGTCGAACTGCCGGACGGGGCGATGGACATCGCTCCCGGCACACCGGTTCGTTTCCTGTCCTACGATAGCCTTGGAATTACCTAAGCTTAGTCGCCATGACGCAGCAAACGCTGCTTCTGGCGGCCCCAATCCCGCTTGGCTTCGGTCGCGCGCTTGTCATGGGCCTTCTTACCCTTGGCAATGCCCACCTTCACCTTCACCAGACCTTTGTGGTTGAAATAGATGACCAGCGGCACAAGGGTCATGCCCTTACGGCTGGTCGCATTCCACATCTTCGAGATCTCGCGCTTGGACGCCAGCAGCTTACGCTTGCGGCGCTCCAGATGACCCCAAGTGATGGCCTGCTTATAAGGCGCGATATAGCTGTTAGTTAGGTAAAGCTCACCATCTTCAACGGCCACATAGCTTTCGGCAATGTTCGACCCGCCCTGACGCAGCGATTTCACCTCGGAGCCCATCAACACGATGCCGCATTCGATGTCTTCCTCGATCGCATAGTCATAGCGTGCGCGCCGATTGTCGGCGATCACTTTGTAATTGGTGTCTTCTTTTGTCTTCGCTTTAGCCATGTGCCGGATGTAGGGCTTGCACCGCCAACTGTCCAGACTGCTCAGGCAACCGGCGCATCAATCGTGGCGATCCATGGCTTCAAATCCACCACTGGGGTTCCATCGAAACAGTCCAACGCATCAATGCCGATGACGCCGGCCTCGACATCCAGGGACACGATTTCAACCGTGCTCATCGCAATCGGATTGGGACGGTTGGGCGAGCGGAGCGAGAACACCCCGCGCGGCGCATCCGCATGACGTGGCGTCTGTACGATCAGATCACGACGCGCTTGATCCATCCAGTAGAGCACGATGATATGCTGCCCGACCGTGAGATCCTTGATGCCGGGCTGATAGCCTTCGGCCAACTCAATGCGAAACGCGCCACCTTCTTTAGCCACACGTTTACGCGCACCAGCCACATTGCCCGGTGCATCACCCGGTTTCCACGGCGTATGGATACGTCCGATGAAAGCCACACGCGGTCCATCGTTGTCAGCAGGATCGAAGGCGAGTCGTTCCTCGCCTTCGCGCGCTTCTTTCATCAGTTGATCAGCCCAGCGTGACGCATGGCGGCATCGATGGCGGCTTTGGTCTCGTCCGTGATTTCAGTCAGCGGGCTGCGCACTTCGGTGCCACAACGGCCGAGCTTGGAAAGACCATATTTAGCCCCGCAAAGACCCGGCTCCATGAAGATCGCCTGATGCAGCGGCATCAGCTTATCTGCAATCTCAAGCGCTTTACCGAAATCACCAGCCAGCGTTGCGGCCTGCATATCTGCACACAGGCGCGGGGCCACGTTCGCCGTGACCGAAATACATCCCACACCACCTTGGGCGTTGAACCCGTGCGCCGTGGCGTCTTCGCCCGACAGCTGAACAAAGTCCGCACCACAGGTCATGCGCTGAAAGCTGACACGCGCCAGATCACCGGTCGCGTCTTTCACGCCCACGATGTTCTTGTGCTTGGCCAGAACGCCCATGGTCTCGGGTGTCATGTCCACGACCGAACGACCGGGAATGTTGTAGATCACGATGGGCAGGTCGACGGCATTCGCAATCGTTTCGAAATGCGCAACCAGTCCGCGCTGGGTCGGCTTGTTATAGTACGGCGTCACGACCAGACCAGCGGCCGCACCGACGCGTTTGGCGAATTCCATGAAGCGCAGAGCTTCGGCGGTGTTGTTCGATCCGGCGCCTGCGATGACCGGCACGCGGCCTGCAGCGGCTTCAACCACGGCTTCGATGACCGCTTCGTGTTCATCGTGGGTCAGGGTCGGGCTTTCGCCAGTCGTGCCCACCGGCACCAAACCAGTCGAGCCTTCTTCGATCTGCCATTCGACCAAGCGTTTGAGCGCGTCGAAATCCACTGCACCGTCCTTGAACGGCGTAACCAGGGCAGGAAGAGATCCTTTAAACATGACACGCTCCATTTTTGTCTGTGTTTCCAATCACGTCTGCGGGCAGTTGCTGAATCGCCCCGCAAACGCGGCGGAAACTAGCCGGGTTCGACAGAAATGCCAAGTTTGTGTGTTGCGTGTTAGCGCCACAAAGCTAGGTTTTCCCCATGAACAGGATAGAATCTCGCCTTATCCCGGCCCTTGCACTGGCCGCTTGCTTGGGTTTTGCACCCAACAACGCCGCTTACGCGCAGGATGCTGGGGCCGTGTCGGCCTTCAAAACCGCCATTGAAACCGCTCGCGCCAAGGATTGGGACACTGCCCGTCGTCAGGCCTCGGACGGAGGGGCGCTGTCTGCCGACATCGTCGAGTGGCACCTGTTGCGGCAAGGTGAAGGCAGCTTTGCGGATACCCGCGCCTTTCTGGCCCGCCGTCCCGACTGGCCCGGCCTGAAGCTTCTGCGCAAACGTTCCGAGAAATCCATCCCGCATAACCACACCCCATCCGAAGTGCTGGCGTTTTTCGAAACACAGCCGCCTCAGACCGGGCGCGGTGCATTGCGTTTGGCCGAGGCGCTGAAGGCGACCGGCAACAGGGACGAGGCGAACGCGCAGATTATCCTCGCGTGGATCTCGCTGTCCTTGGACGAAGATGAACACAACGCATTCGTGTCGCGTTATGGGGATACGCTGAAGCCTCACCACCGGGACCGCGCGGATATGCTGTTGTGGCGCGGGTCCACGACCGAAGCCGGCCGTATGTTGCCGCTGCTGTCTTCGGGGCAGCAGGCATTGGCCAAGGCCCGCATAGCTCTGCGTGGCAAGAAAAACGGCGTGGATGCGTTGATCAAAGCCATCCCTGCCAGCCTATCGGATGATCCGGGGCTGGCGTATGAACGCTTCCTGTGGCGGGCCTCGAAAGGGCGCAATCAGGATGCTGTGGACCTTCTGCTCGAGCGCTCGACCTCGGCCCAATCACTTGGGGCGCCCGAGCGCTGGGGAAGCTGGCGCCGCGTACTGGCCCGTTGGTCCATGCGCGATGGCAAGCCCAAGCAAGCCTATCGCCTTGCCGCCTCACATCACATTCCCGGCGGATCTGATCGCAACGATCTGGAATGGTTGGCGGGCTATGTAGCGCTGCGCAAACTGAACGACCCGGCCACCGCCATCGAACATTTTCAAGCTTTTCAGCTGGGGGTCGAAACCCCGATCAGTCTGGGGCGCGCCGGATACTGGCAAGGACGTGCCTATGAAGCAGCAGGTGACAAGATCACCGCGCAGGCGTCCTATGAGTTCGGGGCCGAGTTTCAGACAAGTTTCTACGGCCTTCTAGCCGCCGAGAAGGCAGGCGTTCCGATGGACCCCCGCCTGACCGGATCAGAACCCTTCCCCGATCATCGACAAGCCAGCTTTTGGGGTGGTTCCGTCATGGAAGCCGCCCGCTTGTTACAAGCCGCAGGAGAGCTTTACTGGGCCGAGCGATTCTCGGTCCATCTTGCCGAAAGCCTGACCCGCGAAGAGCTGGGCCAGCTGGGCGCATGGGCGGAAAGCGTGAATGAGCCGCACCTGCAGGTTATGATCGCCAAACAGGCCGCACGTCAGGGTCATACGATCGCCCGTCCCTATTTCCCGACGCCCGACATCGGGCGCGGCAACCGCTCGGTGCCCCGCGCATTGGAACTTGCCATCGCCCGGCGTGAAAGCGAATTTGATCCGTCGGTTATCTCGGGTGTTGGCGCGCGTGGGTTGATGCAGCTGATGCCCGGCACGGCATCCGACATGGCGAAGCGTCTGGACATGCCCTATTCCAAGGCCCGTCTGACCGAGGACCCGGCCTATAACACGCGGCTGGGATCGGAATACCTGGCGAAGCTGATCGAAGATTTCGATGGCAACCCCGTTCTGATTTCGGTGGGCTATAACGCCGGTCCCCGACGGTCGCAGAACTGGAGCGAACGGTTTGGCAATGTGCGGTCCTCGTCGGTGGATATCATCGACTGGATCGAGCACATCCCATTCCGCGAGACCCGCAACTATGTGATGCGCGTAACTGAAAGCCTGCCGATCTATCGTGCGCGGCTGACCGGGAAAACCGAACCCCTGCGCCTGTCGAAAGAGCTTAAGAAGTAGAGCGGCGGCTGCGGATTAGGGTGAAGATGCCTGCCGACACGACGATCACCGCGCCGATCACAACATTGGTGTGCAAGGTCTCGTTGAAGACCAAGACGCCGATGAAGCTGACGAAGACCAGTTGCAGATAGGCAAAGGGTTGGACGGTGCTGGCCTCGGCGAATTCATAGCATTTGATCAGCAGCCAGTGGCCCAGAACGCCCGTGCAGCACAGCAGCGCCATCCACGCCCAATCGCCCTGCGACATGGGCTGCCAGAACCAGACGCCAATCGCAGTCATGACCACGGCGCCAATGATTCCCGTCCAGAAAAAACTGGTCTGCGTGCTGTCGGTCTTCGCTGCAAGTCGTGTCATCAACCCATAGACCGCGAACATTCCCGCCCCCAGCAGCGGAATGATGGCATAGGGTGAAAACACGCCTGTCCCCGGCTGCAGAATGATCAAGATCCCGATGAAACCGATGCCAATGGCCGCCCAACGACGCCAGCCCACATGCTCGCCCAGAACCCGGCCGGATAGGGCTGCCACCATCAGCGGATACACGGCGAAAATCGCATGGCTTTCCACAAGGCCCAGCAGTGTGAAAGACAGAACGGTCACGCAGATCTCTAGCGCCAAAAGCGCCCCACGAGAGATTTGCAGCCAAAGGCGGGCGGGGCGCAGGGCTTGTGCCAGCCCTCCGTTCCGGCGGGTCAGCCACAGAACGAAGACCGCGAAGAACCAATAGCGGATCATCACCACCATCCAGACGTTGTATTCCCCGCCCAAATGGCGCGAGATCCCGTCCTGCATCGCAAAAACGAAAGTCGTGGCGACCATCAGCCAAATGCCGATTTGATTGTTGCGATCCATTGCGTCCTTCTAGGGCCGCAATGTTCCACGGCTCATATGCCGTTTGCGCCCGTATCCGGATACACGTTCCACATCGAAACCCGCCGCGTCTAGGGCACGACGGACAAAACCTGCGGCAGTGTATGTCGCAAACGTGCCATTTGGCGCGGTGTGGATGCCAACCTGCGCCATAAGATCCTCGCCCCACAGCTCGGGGTTCTTGGCGGGCGAGAAGCCGTCAAGGAACCACGCGTCCGCTTTGCCGTCCCAACTTGCCAGCGTGTCTCGGGCGTCGCCCTCGATCACTTCGACGGTGAACCCGTCCAGATCGAAGCGTCGCGCGCCCTCAGCCCACGCCGTCAGGAAAGGCCCGGCCACCGCATGCGCCTCGGGGAAAGTTTGCAGGGCGCGGTCGATGTCGGCAGCCTTCATCGGGAAAGCCTCGAACGAAGTGAGCCCAGCCCCCTCGGGCGATCCCGAAGCGCGCCACGCGATGAACGCGGCCAGCATGTTCAGACCGGTGCCAAAGCCCAGCTCGGCAATCTGGAAGCCGGGGCTTAGACGCGCGGCCAGATCATTGCCGTCGATGAAGACATGCCGCGTCTCGGCCAGCCCGTCTTCGAGTGAGAAATAGGGATCGTCGAACCGATCCGCCACCGGCACGCCGCTGTCTTTCCACGTGATCGTCGCCGTGGTGGTCGTTGTCTGGCGCTTTGTCATGATCTGCCCTAGAACGCTTTTGAAACCTGCGCGAACATGAAGAAGGATAGCTCTGATGGCAACGGCTGATGTGACGGTCTATGGCGCAGGGATCTTTGGCCTATCGGTCGCGTGGAGCTGCGCCAGGCGCGGCGCAAAGGTGCGGGTGATCGACCCGTACGGACCGGGCGCGGGATCGTCCGGAGGTCTGGTCGGCGCGCTGGCCCCGCATGTGCCCGAACGCTGGAACGCCAAGAAAGCCTTTCAATTCGACAGCCTGATCATGGCGGAAACCTATTGGGCCGAGGTCGAAGCGGTGTCAGGAAAATCCCCCGGCTACGCGCGCTCGGGTCGGTTGCAACCCATCGCGGACGACCGCCTGCTGGATCTTGCCAAGTCCCGCGCGGCCGAGGCCGAAACCCTGTGGCAAGGCAAGGCTGTTTGGCAGGTGCGCCCCACTTCGGACTTCCCCGATTGGGCACCGAACAGCCCGACGGGTTTCCTGATCTACGACACACTGACCGCCCGAATGAGCCCCCGCCGGGCAGGTGCCGCACTGGTTGTAGCAATCCAAGCCAAGGGCGGCAAAATCGTGACCGAGGGGCCCTCGGAAGGGACCGAGGTCTGGGCGACCGGTTGGCAAGGCATGGTGAAACTGTCCGAGGAACTGGACAAATCCGTCGGCAACGGTGTCAAAGGCCAAAGCGCGCTTCTGGATTATGACGCGCGGGACATGCCGCAGCTGTTTGCCGACGCCGTACACATCATCCCGCACGCAGACGGTACTGTGGCCATCGGGTCCACCAGCGAACGGGACTTTGACGATCCATCCAGCTGTGACGAGGCGCTGGACGAGGTTATCGCCCGGGCCCGCACCGCCTGCCCTGCACTTGCAGATGCGCCCGTGATCGAACGCTGGGCCGGGGTACGCCCCCGCGCCAAATCCCGCGCGCCGATGCTGGGGGAATACCCCGGCCGCCCCGGGGCCTACATCGCCAATGGCGGCTTCAAGATCGGCTTCGGCATGGGCCCGCGCGTGGGCGAGCTGATGGCCGACCTTGTGTTGGATGGCCGCGACGAGATCCCCGAAGATTTCCGGGTTGAAGCAAGTCTTTAAACGACAGCCGCGCGCAGCTTAGCCATCAGCTTGGTCAGATTGGCCTCGTAGCGTTCATTCGTCAGCACGCCATCCGCGTCGAATTCTTTCGAACTGCCCGCCACGGCGATCTCTGGTCCAATCACAAGGCGGGGCTGAAAAGGGGTCATCGCGGCGACCAAAGACGCCTGCGCTCGCTCTCCACCCGCACGCCCGCCAGCCGCGGACATGACCGCAACGGGTTTGCCCTCCCACGGCTGGGGCTTCACCCGACTGACCCAATCCAACGCGTTTTTCAGAACACCCGTCAGCATCTTGTTGTACTCTGGCGTCGAGATAATCACCGCATCCGCCTCCGCAATCTGAGTTGCCAGCTGGGCGACGCTGTCGGGGATCCCGTCCGCGACCTCGAGGTCGCCGTCATAGAGCGGCAGGTTCAGATCTGCCTCGGTATAGACTGCATCGCCGTAAAGCCTCGCTGCATTTCGCAGCAAGAACCGGTTGGTTGCGTCTTTACGCAGGGAACCGGACATGCCAAGCAATTGGTGTTTGGACACAAGAACCTCCTTCGTCGGGTCACAAAGATGTGGGGCGCGGCACGTATGAGGTCAAGAAGAGACGAGACACAGCAATGCGCCACGGCGGACAAATCCTTGTCGATCACCTGAAAACCGAAGGCGTCAGCCGCGTATTTTCCGTACCCGGCGAAAGCTTTCTGGCCGCACTGGACGGGCTATATGACAGCGGGATTGAAAACGTCGTCTGCCGGCAGGAAGGCGGGGCCGCCATGATGGCCGAGGCGCATGGCAAGCTGACCGGCGCGCCGGGTGTTCTGTTCGTGACGCGCGGTCCGGGGGCGACGAATGCGTCTTCCGGCATTCACGTGGCGATGCAGGACGCGACACCGATGGTGGTTTTCGTCGGACAAATCGCGCGCGCGCATCGTGATCGTGGCGCGTTTCAAGAAGTCGATTATCGCGCCTTCTTCGGCCCGCTGGCCAAATGGTCCTGCGAGGTCGACCAGACCGAACGCCTGCCTGAATACCTTGCCCGCGCCTTCCACGTGGCCCGCACTGGGCGCCCGGGGCCCGTCGTCGTGGCGCTGCCCGAGGATATGCTGAGTGATGTGGCCGACGTGCCGGATCGCCCCGCCGTGCCTGCTACACAGGGCCGCGTTTCCAGCGCGGACGCGGGTGCGATGCTGGCAGCAATCGAGACCTCGGCGCGTCCGCTTTTGATCGCAGGCGGACCGGGTTGGACCGCTGACGCAGGCGCGGACCTCATGGCATTCGCCGCCCAAAACGCCTTGCCCGTCGCCACCGCGTTCCGCCGACAGGATTACGTCGACAACCGCCATCCAAATTATGTCGGAGATCTTGGCCTTGGCATCAACCCGGCGCTGAAGACCATGTTCGACGAGGCCGACACGCTGGTCGTTCTGGGTAGCCGTCTGGGCGACATCCTGACCGGCAGCTACGAGATGCTGGATCCGATCCACACCGGAAAACGCATCGTGCATGTCTATCCCTGCGCCGAGGAATTGGGGCGTGTCTATCATGCGGATCAGACTGTTCTAGCGACTGGCCCGGCAGCGATTGCAGCGCTGAGTGAACCGCCCGCGCTGTCCGCAACCCCTTGGGCCGATTGGACGCAACAGGGCCGCGCCGCCTATGACGCTTTCCAAGCCCCGATCGAAACCCCCGGCCCGGTCAAGTTGGAACGCATCATGCATTGGCTGTCGGACACACTGCCCGACAACACTATCATGACGAATGGAGCAGGAAACTACGCCACATGGCTGCACCGCTATTTCCGTTTCAAGGAATACGGCACGCAGCTTGCCCCGACCTCAGGCTCGATGGGCTATGGCTTCCCGGCAGCAGTTGCAGCCAGCCTTCAGCACCCCGATCGCACCGTGATTGCATGGTTAGGGGATGGCGAGTTTCAGATGACCTTGAACGAGATGTCGACCGCTGTGCAGCACGGGGCAAAACCCATTGCGATCATTGTGAACAACGGGCGTTATGGCACCATTAGGATGCACCAAGAACGCACTTATCCGGCGCGCGTCTCGGGCACCGATATGGCGAATCCTGAATTCGCAGATCTGGCCCGTGCCTATGGAGGCCACGGCGAAACCGTCACCAAGGGCGAAGACTTCGAAGCTGCTTTCCAACGCGCAAAAGCGTCCGGAAAGCTGGCCGTGATCGATTTGGAGGTAGACCCGCAAGTCGCCACGCCGGGCCTGACTTTGGATCAGTTGCGCGCACAGGGCGAGGCGGGGTAACCGCCACGCCCTGTCGCTAAGGCTCAGCCCTTCGGCATCTCCATCAGTTCGGCCAGATGGATCGTGCCCATCTGGATGAAACTGTTTTCACTGGCAATCGCCAAGGCCGTGTCCGCATCCGGTGCGTTGATCACGCAAAACCCCATCATCGGCTGCTTGAACCCTTCGCGGTGACCATCGCCATCCACGGTCCATTGCGCCTTGAATGGCGTCTCGGGCATCTCGAACACATCCGCGTATTTGGCAATCCACGCCTTATACGCGGCCTGCATCTCGGCCTTCTTGTCGTCGGGCACGTCCGTAGGCTCGTGATACGCCATGTAAAACTTCGGCATCGTTTTTCCTCCCGTATTTGGGATCAGTATTCGACCCCAATTTGCGCCTTGATGCCTGACCGGAACGGGTGTTTTACCAATTCCATCTCGGTCACCAGATCGGCAATCTCGATCAGATCGTCCGACGCATTGCGCCCGGTCAGGACCACATGGGTCATGTCGGGTTTTTCTTCGACCAAAAACTTCACGACCTCGTTCACGTCGACATAGTCGTAACGAATGGCGATGTTGATCTCGTCCAGCAGGACCATCTTGTTGGACGGATCGCGGATCAGATCTTTCGACTTCTCCCACGCGGCCTGTGCCATTTCGATGTCACGGGTGCGGTCCTGCGTTTCCCAGGTGAAGCCTTCACCCATCGTGTAGAATTCGCAGATGTCGCTGAACTTGGCGTTGATCAGATCACGCTCGCCGCAATCCATCCCGCCCTTGATGAACTGCACCACGGCGCATTTCATATCAGCCGCAATGCAGCGGAAGATCATCCCGAACGCGGCCGAGCTTTTGCCCTTGCCCTTGCCCGTATGCACGATGATCAGACCCTTCTTGTCGGTCTTCGTCGCCATGATCTTGTCACGGGCGGCTTTCTTCTTTGCCATCTTTGTGGCGTGGCGATCGGGATCTACGGTCATTCTGGCCTCACTTTGGAATGTCATGCCAGTGTGAGAGCACACTCCTCCAGATGCAAGAGCGGGCGCCCTGAAAATCAGGACGCCCGTCTATTTTGGCCACCGTGAGTGGTATATTACTCGGCTGGTACGGCCGAGCTGAGTCCGCGGCCAAAATGCTGTTTGTTCAAGCGAACAACCAGAACAATCATCGCCATTTGGAATGCAATCGCAATGGCGGAAATCACCCAGTACATCAGCGAGAACTTGTCAATCACGCCCGCTTTCACCAAGCCGGAGTTCAGGAAGAACTGCAACAGAACCGACAGGGCAACGCCCGGGCAGACCAGCGCATAGGAACCGGGCGAGGTCTCGTTTCCGAAGACAAAGCTTTTCCAATAGCCAACGCGCGACAGCACAACCAGACCCAAGAGACCGAACAGCACCTGTACAGCGATCAGACGGGCAAGGAAGATCATGGTTTCCGCAGCCGAGCCGTGCACATCAAAGGTCACGTGCATACCGTGATCCTGACGCAGGAACATGATGCCAAGAATGGTCATCAGCGGGATGACGATCATCAGGGTCGGGGCAGCTTCCTTGGCAGTCCCGTGATGCAGCATCGAGTTGAAGGCCGTGAACAGGGCCAGTGCGGCATAGACGATCGAGCCCACACCGAAGAAGGTCGAGCCCACCAGCGACACGCCAACAACGATGGTGTTTGTGCTCATCGCGGCGGGGGCGGCAAACCCCACGGCGGTCATTGCCAGAGCGAAGGCAGGCAGCATCTGTGCAAAGCTGTTATGGGCAGTCACGTCGAAGACGCCACCCTTGGACAGAACGCGACCAAGGAAATCGCCGATATAGCTCAGCGCCAGAATGCCGATGGCCAGGAAGGCGGCCATGGCGAAGGGGAACAGGTACTCTACGATCGACCACAGGCCGGGCACGAAGACCAGACCGGCCACGAACATGCCGTTCACGCTCATCGCCAAGGCCAGCGGCATGGCAAGGATGGTGGTTTCCGCGTTCGAGTTCTTCAGCGCAGTGTAAGCTTCGGTTTTGCGGAAGGCCGAGAAGCTTTTCAGGTTCCAGATCAGGTATTTCAGGTTCAGGAAGACCATCGCGGCGATGCCGACCCACGCGACGACGATGGCGGTTTGCATCCCCATCGACCCGGTGGTGAATGCGGCCATGATGTCCTCAAATACGGGTACGGGCTTGCCCGGGTGGTTCACCCAGAACATCAGGTACATGAAGAAGGTGACCGACAGGCCACCGGCCCCGACCGAGGCGAGGAAGTAGAGCGGCGAATATTTATCCGCGGGACGAGAGGTTTGCATCGGATTTCTCCATTCATATTCTATTTCTTGAATATCTTATAATTGCAAATGCAACTGTTAGCAAGTCGTCAGACTGCACATGTTGTCGCGGGGCGAAAATGCACGGATTTACCGATTGTTAACCAAGACAACGCAATGTGCAGGGGAAGGAGACATCAACTATGCGCCTTGCCCATTCCCTTTGTTTTCTGGCCCTTTCAGCCCTCGCTTCCTGCGACAGCCCCAGCCCGCAATTCATGCATCGCGACACCGCCACCACGCGGGTCGAGGTCGAGGGCTCTACCTTTTCGGTGCATCAGCGCGAGAACTGGGTCGAGGTCTATCGCATCGGATTCGAGGCGCTGCCCCGCGTTCCGGTGATTCTGGCCCGCGCGAAGATCGCAATTGAACAGGCCACAGGCTGTAAGGTGGTCAAAGGGTCGCTCAGCGGCGATCAGGCCATTCAGAGGGCCGAGATTGACTGCGACGCGGCTTAGTCGGCCGGCTTCGGCGTCACCGTCTTGGAGAACTCGAATGACGTTGGGTGATCAAAGCCCGGATGGCGGTGTGTGCCAGTCTTGGTGAACCCCAGCCGCTCGAACGTACGTTGGTTCTCGACCAGTTCGACCCGCGTTTTCAGACGCAGAACCGACAGTTGCAAAGCACGCGCACGTTGTTCAGCCAGCTGGATCAATGCCCGCGCCAGCCCCTGCCGCTGCGCGTTTGGATGGACCGCAAGTTTACCAAGATAAAGCTCGGGCGGATTTGCGTCGGGGCGCGGTGTCAGAAACACGCAAGCCTGTTCGTCGATCACCCAGACCTCTCCTGTCCGGACCTGTGCGGCGATCCCATCCTCGGTCAACTGATGCAAAGAACTCGGCGGATCAATCCGCCCCTCCATCCCAGCGAAGGCAGTGCGAAGCAGCGCCAGAACCGGCGCCATATCTTCGTCCGCCCTGAGCCGTCGCGGTATCACCGGATCTGGTCCAGCATCGCCCGGGCCGAGTTTGACCGTGGCGTCCACAGCCCGCGTTCAATCGCTTCGCGCAGACGTTCGGCGATTTCCTTCAGCGCCGGGTCGTTGTGATCCTCGATGAACTCGCGCGTGTCGTCATCCTCGATGAAGGCGCTGTACACCAGATCGAAGTGATGGCTACGCACCGCGCCCGTGGTGGCTGCGAAGGCGAACATATAGTCGACCGTCGCCGCAATCTCGAA contains these protein-coding regions:
- a CDS encoding TsoY family (seleno)protein — its product is MQTSRPADKYSPLYFLASVGAGGLSVTFFMYLMFWVNHPGKPVPVFEDIMAAFTTGSMGMQTAIVVAWVGIAAMVFLNLKYLIWNLKSFSAFRKTEAYTALKNSNAETTILAMPLALAMSVNGMFVAGLVFVPGLWSIVEYLFPFAMAAFLAIGILALSYIGDFLGRVLSKGGVFDVTAHNSFAQMLPAFALAMTAVGFAAPAAMSTNTIVVGVSLVGSTFFGVGSIVYAALALFTAFNSMLHHGTAKEAAPTLMIVIPLMTILGIMFLRQDHGMHVTFDVHGSAAETMIFLARLIAVQVLFGLLGLVVLSRVGYWKSFVFGNETSPGSYALVCPGVALSVLLQFFLNSGLVKAGVIDKFSLMYWVISAIAIAFQMAMIVLVVRLNKQHFGRGLSSAVPAE
- a CDS encoding GNAT family N-acetyltransferase, which codes for MAPVLALLRTAFAGMEGRIDPPSSLHQLTEDGIAAQVRTGEVWVIDEQACVFLTPRPDANPPELYLGKLAVHPNAQRQGLARALIQLAEQRARALQLSVLRLKTRVELVENQRTFERLGFTKTGTHRHPGFDHPTSFEFSKTVTPKPAD